The sequence AGGGGTTGGACTATTCTGTACTGCATAAGTTAGACAGCCCGGCTAATCAGTTGATTCGAAAAAGTATCTTCGGAGATCAAGACATCGGTCAGCAGTCATTTATCACTCCCGAATATCTAGATGAATTAATACAGGAGACAGGAATAGATTCCGATAGTCATGTTCTGGATATTGGTAGCGGTGTTGGAGGCCCTGCTCTTTACATAGCGAATAAAACCGGATGCCGATTAACAGGAATAGATATTTCAGATGTCGGAGTCGAAACGGGCAATAAACTTGCTAGCGATGCCGGTCTCGGCGATCGTGTTGATTTCATTCTTGGGGATGCAATGGAGATGCCATTTCCGGATAACACTTTTGATGTATCTATCAGCATCAACGTAATGAATGTGTTTAAAGATAAGGAAGGTCTGTTTCGACATGTAGTGCGAGTTTTAAAGCCGAAAGGATTATTCGCTTTCTTGAGCGGGACCTTTAATATGCCTGATGACCCAAAGATCGTCGAGGATATGGCGCATGGCTATCTTATCCCCCAGTACTATGACACAGTGGATGGTTATAAGTCCAAGCTAAAACGAGCAGGGTTCATGATAGTCAAGGTAATTGAATACGTTTGGGATTTTAGAATTCAAAACAAGCTGTGGGGTGATGCTTATAAAAAGCACTACGATACTATTGTAAAAGAGCAAGGTAAAGAAAACACGGATTTACACATAATTTATTTTGACACCTACCTAAAACTTATTGATGAAGGTCGCGCAGGAAATCACCTATTTATCTCACAAAAGCCCGGCGGCCGAGTCATAAGCTAAAATCTTTCTAATTTAAATTGTAGTATCTTCCTCCCCAAGAATTAAACAAATCTTTAAAAGTTTCCAACGTTAATTTCGAATCGAGCGATGCAGGAACCGACGCCCTCATCAGTCCATGAGCTTTGGTGCTTATGCAAAAGAACCGAGTGCATCTATTTGACATTGCGATTTGTAACATCTTAAAATCATAGATAGGGCAAATGTACAGTAAGGTCATTATAGATAGTCAATTAATATTAATTTAAAGCTTATTTTCATTCCCACTATATAGATTCTCAATTTAGTTAAATGCGTTGTTCTAATTGCGGGTTTGAAAATCCGGATGGGATGAATTTCTGTGGCAAGTGTGCTACCTCGCTTGGACCTGGTTGTCCAAATTGTGGTTTTAATAACCCTCCTGGCTTTGAGTATTGCGGCAAATGCGCCGCTCCAATTTCGAAGACCCAACAAGTAGAAAAAAACCGAGAGGCCCAACTCCCCGTTAGAGAACGACAAGCTCCAGATGCAGAACGTCGCCAGATAACGGTGATGTTTTGTGATTTAGTGGGATCTACTGCTCTTTCTGAAAAGCTTGATCCAGAGGACATGCGACAATTGATGCAGGAATATCAGGAGGCCTGCGCAAAAGTAATAAAAAGATTTGAAGGATACATAGCTAAGTATCTAGGTGATGGAATCCTTGTTTACTTTGGATATCCAAAGGCACACGAAGACGATGCCCAAAGAGCTGCTAGAGCAGGTTTGGAGATTGTTGAACCAATTCGTAAGCTACCAATCAAATACGAGAACTTGAACAAAGCCCAAGGGTACAAATAGGTATTCATACAGGACTTGTGGTGGTCTTGTTAT comes from Thermodesulfobacteriota bacterium and encodes:
- a CDS encoding methyltransferase domain-containing protein — translated: MEIKKGLDYSVLHKLDSPANQLIRKSIFGDQDIGQQSFITPEYLDELIQETGIDSDSHVLDIGSGVGGPALYIANKTGCRLTGIDISDVGVETGNKLASDAGLGDRVDFILGDAMEMPFPDNTFDVSISINVMNVFKDKEGLFRHVVRVLKPKGLFAFLSGTFNMPDDPKIVEDMAHGYLIPQYYDTVDGYKSKLKRAGFMIVKVIEYVWDFRIQNKLWGDAYKKHYDTIVKEQGKENTDLHIIYFDTYLKLIDEGRAGNHLFISQKPGGRVIS